The following proteins are co-located in the Methanomassiliicoccales archaeon genome:
- a CDS encoding permease yields MNNWLWNFLHSGIDAVIEYLAQHTLTCLIPAFFIAGAIVALVRKDAVLRYFGFEVAKWKSYGVASVSGTILAVCSCTILPIFSAIYKKGSGIGPATTFLFSGPAINILAVIYTAQVLGYDLGLTRAIAAVLSSIIIGLIMALIFRREEERRCQEAERCKLDVLSAAPPETKRPRWAGGVFFLFLVLILVIGASKLDELVRAVSVYFLTVGVAIILIYYYSREEVSEWGRETWDLAKKIFPVLILGTFIVGVFAYFVPPETFKPFLGENSLSSCLLASILGAVLYMPTLLEVPIIGGVFGYNAGAMAGGPALSLLLAGPTISLPSVIVLWRMFGAKHTVAYMLLVIAISTALGMILGPLVTR; encoded by the coding sequence ATGAACAATTGGCTATGGAATTTTTTGCATAGCGGCATCGATGCCGTGATAGAATATCTGGCCCAGCATACGCTCACTTGCCTCATCCCAGCCTTCTTCATCGCCGGCGCGATTGTGGCCCTGGTGCGCAAGGACGCCGTCCTCAGATACTTCGGATTCGAGGTGGCGAAGTGGAAGTCGTATGGAGTCGCCTCCGTCTCCGGGACGATATTGGCGGTATGCTCCTGCACCATCCTGCCCATCTTCAGCGCCATCTACAAGAAGGGCAGCGGCATAGGTCCCGCCACCACCTTCCTCTTCTCCGGCCCAGCCATCAACATCTTGGCCGTCATCTACACGGCCCAGGTCCTAGGATACGATCTAGGCTTGACCAGGGCGATAGCCGCTGTCCTATCCTCGATCATCATCGGACTGATCATGGCCCTAATCTTCCGCAGGGAAGAGGAGAGGAGATGCCAGGAGGCGGAGAGGTGCAAGCTTGACGTCCTTTCCGCCGCGCCTCCTGAGACGAAGAGGCCCAGATGGGCAGGTGGCGTGTTCTTCCTCTTCCTGGTGCTCATCCTGGTCATAGGAGCCTCCAAGCTGGATGAGCTGGTGCGAGCGGTCAGCGTCTACTTCCTCACGGTGGGCGTGGCCATCATCCTGATATACTACTATTCTAGGGAGGAGGTGAGTGAATGGGGCCGGGAGACCTGGGACCTGGCGAAGAAGATCTTTCCCGTGCTGATTCTAGGAACGTTCATCGTGGGGGTCTTCGCCTACTTCGTGCCCCCGGAGACCTTCAAGCCCTTCCTGGGCGAGAACTCCCTGTCCTCCTGCCTCCTGGCCTCCATATTGGGCGCGGTGCTGTACATGCCCACCTTGCTGGAGGTGCCCATAATCGGGGGCGTTTTCGGATACAATGCAGGGGCGATGGCGGGTGGCCCGGCCCTCTCCCTGTTATTGGCCGGGCCGACCATCAGCCTACCTAGCGTGATCGTGCTCTGGAGGATGTTCGGGGCCAAGCATACGGTGGCCTATATGCTGCTTGTCATCGCTATTTCCACCGCCCTAGGGATGATCCTGGGGCCATTGGTGACCAGATGA
- a CDS encoding thioredoxin family protein: protein MRSAIEVQKNVREAVARAGIEAEIIKVEDVEKMTERGVMMTPALFIDGQPKAMGRIPSVEEIVSMLKDAGRKG, encoded by the coding sequence GTGCGAAGTGCAATAGAGGTGCAGAAGAACGTGCGCGAGGCCGTGGCGAGAGCAGGCATAGAGGCGGAGATCATCAAAGTGGAGGACGTGGAGAAGATGACGGAGAGGGGGGTGATGATGACGCCCGCCCTGTTCATAGACGGCCAGCCCAAGGCCATGGGCAGGATACCTAGCGTGGAGGAGATAGTCAGCATGCTGAAAGATGCCGGCCGGAAGGGATGA
- a CDS encoding putative zinc-binding protein, protein MSEMGLKDKETNGCLPEATSSKESCGCGNRQVILYSCAGGSNVGYGSYEAARRLVRAGKGKLACLAGVGGHVPVMVRTAQEAEVVVCIDGCGVACAKRALEHIDAQPDIHVIVTDMGIKKNYVLELKEEEVQKIVDKIEVELEKR, encoded by the coding sequence ATGAGTGAGATGGGGCTAAAGGATAAAGAAACGAACGGTTGCCTGCCTGAGGCGACATCATCCAAGGAGTCCTGCGGCTGCGGGAATAGGCAAGTCATCCTTTATTCGTGCGCGGGAGGTTCTAACGTCGGATATGGCAGCTACGAGGCCGCTCGCCGCCTGGTGAGAGCAGGCAAGGGCAAGCTCGCTTGCCTGGCAGGGGTCGGCGGTCATGTGCCTGTCATGGTGAGAACAGCGCAGGAGGCGGAGGTAGTGGTGTGCATTGATGGGTGCGGCGTCGCTTGCGCCAAGAGAGCGTTGGAACATATAGACGCACAACCAGACATACATGTCATCGTGACGGATATGGGAATCAAGAAGAATTATGTACTGGAGTTGAAGGAGGAAGAGGTTCAGAAAATTGTTGACAAGATAGAGGTCGAGCTCGAAAAGAGATAA
- a CDS encoding metalloregulator ArsR/SmtB family transcription factor, translated as MGESKDESVGKDKLEGLAELPEEVENGLRSVGGLEGLKACIPDEDEMRAISELHNALSDPIRIRIIHSLAACDLCPCVLKALTGLSDSRLSYHLNVLEEAGLVISQSKRRWRIYALTDKARKCISIEESKENEKSQG; from the coding sequence ATGGGCGAGAGCAAGGATGAGAGCGTAGGCAAAGATAAGCTGGAGGGCTTGGCCGAGCTGCCGGAGGAGGTGGAGAACGGGCTTCGCTCCGTCGGAGGGCTGGAGGGCCTCAAGGCATGCATCCCTGATGAGGACGAGATGCGCGCGATCTCCGAGCTGCACAACGCCCTCTCCGACCCCATCAGGATAAGGATCATACATTCCTTGGCCGCGTGCGACCTCTGCCCCTGCGTGCTGAAGGCATTGACTGGGCTCTCAGACTCCAGATTATCCTATCATCTCAACGTACTCGAGGAAGCGGGTCTGGTGATCTCCCAGTCCAAGAGGCGTTGGCGCATCTATGCATTGACAGATAAGGCGAGGAAGTGCATATCCATCGAGGAGAGCAAGGAGAATGAGAAGAGTCAAGGCTGA
- a CDS encoding arsenate reductase ArsC, with amino-acid sequence MSGDIGQRKEGEKKSVLFICTHNSARSQMAEGLVNHLFSYRYIARSAGTKPAGVNPLAVKAMAEIGIDISRKRSKSLKEFEGQEFDLVVTLCSEAEEACPFFPGKEHMHQGFEDPSAATGDEEQKLQAFRRVRDAIKAWAEATFKA; translated from the coding sequence GTGAGCGGAGATATAGGCCAAAGGAAGGAGGGAGAGAAGAAAAGCGTGCTCTTCATATGCACGCACAACTCGGCGCGCTCGCAGATGGCGGAGGGTCTGGTCAACCATCTTTTCTCGTACCGTTACATAGCCAGGAGCGCGGGGACCAAACCGGCGGGGGTGAATCCCTTGGCGGTCAAGGCCATGGCGGAGATAGGGATAGACATCTCCAGGAAGCGCTCCAAATCCTTGAAGGAGTTCGAGGGCCAGGAGTTCGACTTGGTGGTCACGCTCTGCAGCGAGGCGGAGGAGGCCTGCCCCTTCTTCCCGGGCAAGGAGCACATGCATCAGGGCTTCGAGGACCCCTCGGCCGCCACTGGCGATGAGGAGCAGAAGCTGCAGGCCTTCCGTCGCGTTCGTGACGCCATAAAGGCCTGGGCGGAGGCAACGTTCAAGGCCTGA
- the arsB gene encoding ACR3 family arsenite efflux transporter, whose product MKGAIELPDSSSAKLSFLNKYLTVWIFLAIFLGIGIGAALPQTADFLDSLSVGTTSIPIAIGLILMMWPPLAKVRYEELRQIPKQPEAKRMFGTSLALNYLVGPMLMFALAWIFLPDHPEFRIGLILTGLARCIAMVIVWNSLAEGDGEYAAILVALNSVFQILLYAFYAYFLIAVASEWVSPGSGREIDISMWDVAQSVLIYLGIPFLMGIVTRYSLLPRKGRQWYEERLMPKLGKVSLLALLFTIVVMFAFKGEYIIQKPWDVVLVAIPLLFYFLIMFFLSYWLSLRLGFDYPHATAQSFTAASNNFELAIAVSIGVFGIGSLVAFAAVIGPLIEVPVLISLVNVALWMRRRYWGANGKPLRRSEKRVGGSL is encoded by the coding sequence TTGAAGGGAGCGATAGAATTGCCCGACTCTTCCTCGGCCAAGCTTTCTTTCCTGAACAAGTATCTGACTGTCTGGATCTTCCTGGCGATATTCCTCGGCATCGGCATAGGCGCTGCCCTTCCCCAGACCGCCGACTTCCTGGACTCCTTGAGCGTGGGCACCACCTCCATACCCATCGCCATCGGCCTCATCCTCATGATGTGGCCTCCCTTGGCCAAGGTGAGGTACGAGGAGCTGAGGCAGATACCCAAGCAACCTGAGGCCAAGAGGATGTTCGGTACCTCCCTGGCCCTGAACTATCTAGTTGGTCCCATGCTCATGTTCGCCCTGGCCTGGATCTTCCTGCCCGATCACCCTGAGTTCCGCATCGGCCTCATTCTGACCGGGCTGGCGAGGTGCATAGCCATGGTGATAGTCTGGAACTCCCTGGCGGAAGGGGATGGCGAGTACGCGGCCATCCTCGTGGCCCTGAACTCCGTGTTCCAGATACTGCTCTACGCCTTCTACGCCTACTTCTTGATCGCGGTGGCGTCGGAGTGGGTCTCGCCCGGCTCCGGCAGGGAGATCGACATCAGCATGTGGGACGTGGCGCAGAGCGTCCTGATATACTTGGGCATACCCTTCCTCATGGGCATCGTGACCCGCTACTCCCTCCTGCCTCGCAAGGGCCGGCAGTGGTACGAGGAGAGATTGATGCCCAAGCTGGGCAAGGTCTCGCTCCTGGCCCTGCTCTTCACCATCGTGGTCATGTTCGCCTTCAAGGGCGAATACATAATACAGAAGCCCTGGGACGTGGTATTGGTGGCCATCCCATTGCTCTTCTACTTCCTCATCATGTTCTTCCTCTCCTATTGGCTCTCGCTCAGGCTGGGCTTCGACTATCCTCATGCCACCGCGCAGAGCTTCACCGCGGCCAGCAACAATTTCGAGCTGGCCATCGCCGTCTCCATCGGCGTCTTCGGCATCGGCTCCCTGGTGGCTTTCGCCGCGGTCATAGGCCCACTCATAGAGGTGCCTGTCCTGATCTCACTGGTGAACGTGGCCTTGTGGATGAGGAGGAGGTATTGGGGGGCGAACGGGAAGCCTTTGAGAAGGTCGGAGAAGCGGGTGGGAGGCAGCTTATGA
- a CDS encoding (Fe-S)-binding protein: protein MVVEAVDFYGMSPEDIAKYLPGKDCGNCGRENCMEFAMALSQGEAGVERCPEMALRMKESLSGVLSIKLEVREADASMSTVPESLIALNSPGPDSPVLVTGNSGVTLYALKLIFEAAPKVSAWVVPTDTKGFTVDHAAGMKLMTPMTIMRGLTNSAVAAKVDHRTIVIPGLCAGIERQVEAMTRWKVLVGPKSGFELPAYITKMNADEG from the coding sequence ATGGTGGTCGAAGCTGTGGACTTCTACGGGATGTCGCCTGAGGATATAGCGAAGTATCTACCTGGAAAGGATTGCGGGAACTGTGGAAGGGAGAATTGCATGGAGTTCGCGATGGCCTTGAGCCAGGGCGAGGCGGGGGTGGAGAGATGCCCTGAGATGGCCTTGCGCATGAAGGAGTCCCTCTCAGGTGTCCTCTCCATCAAGCTCGAGGTGCGCGAGGCTGATGCCTCGATGAGCACGGTGCCCGAAAGCCTCATTGCCCTTAACTCCCCTGGCCCAGACTCGCCCGTCCTGGTGACAGGTAACAGCGGTGTGACTTTGTATGCACTAAAGCTCATCTTCGAGGCCGCTCCCAAGGTGAGCGCTTGGGTGGTGCCCACGGACACCAAGGGGTTCACCGTAGATCACGCCGCGGGCATGAAGCTCATGACCCCCATGACCATCATGAGGGGGCTGACCAACAGCGCCGTGGCGGCCAAGGTCGACCATAGGACCATAGTGATACCTGGTCTCTGCGCCGGCATCGAAAGGCAAGTCGAGGCCATGACCCGTTGGAAGGTCTTGGTCGGGCCTAAGAGCGGCTTCGAGCTCCCGGCATACATCACCAAGATGAATGCAGATGAGGGGTGA
- a CDS encoding sodium-dependent transporter, with translation MERWSSGRTFLLAAIGSAVGIGNIWRFSSVVGQNGGGAYLVPYLVAVILFAMPLMILEFAVGRGMGKDVVSAFLSTRSPLRKLGWLIPILLTLLLSYYLVITGWTLAYAFYSLLGIDVKFSAFTSSLWPIATFVASALATGLVVSAGVRGGIEKISKILIPVVFIILVIMLLYSLTLSGVGEGFAFLFTPDFSVLGDPNIWSAAFGQAFFSLSVGFGILMTYGIYIERDVHIVKSTGFIALGDLMVALLAGMVIFPIVFTLGLSPTLGTELAFTTLPFAFERLPLGQLMAVLFFSLLFFAALTSSISMLEVDVTVLMQCKGWSRKRVTALLTAVVFLIGLLPALSYSSVGLNLSGIPILDLMDTTVGDLGLPISGLLISLVFAYHLDQESLAKEIGERWARPVLLLTRYLVPLLLGMVTALSVAKFLV, from the coding sequence ATGGAAAGGTGGAGCTCGGGCAGGACCTTCCTCCTGGCAGCGATCGGCTCGGCGGTGGGCATAGGCAACATCTGGAGGTTCTCCTCGGTAGTGGGACAGAACGGCGGAGGGGCCTATCTCGTCCCCTACCTCGTCGCTGTGATCCTCTTCGCCATGCCCCTCATGATATTGGAGTTCGCCGTGGGGAGGGGCATGGGCAAGGACGTGGTGTCTGCATTCCTTTCCACTCGCAGCCCTTTGCGGAAGCTTGGCTGGTTGATACCCATACTTCTGACCCTGCTGCTGAGCTATTATCTCGTCATTACCGGCTGGACCCTCGCCTACGCCTTCTATTCTCTCTTGGGCATCGACGTGAAGTTCTCCGCCTTCACCTCCTCCTTATGGCCCATCGCGACCTTCGTCGCTTCCGCCCTGGCCACGGGCCTCGTCGTCTCCGCAGGCGTGAGAGGTGGCATCGAGAAGATCTCCAAGATCCTCATCCCCGTGGTCTTCATCATCCTGGTGATAATGCTCCTTTACTCCCTCACCCTCTCTGGCGTGGGAGAGGGGTTCGCCTTCCTCTTCACCCCTGACTTCAGCGTGCTAGGGGACCCTAACATCTGGAGCGCGGCCTTCGGGCAAGCCTTCTTCTCGTTGTCGGTGGGGTTCGGCATCCTGATGACCTATGGCATATACATCGAGCGGGACGTGCACATAGTGAAGTCCACGGGCTTCATAGCTTTGGGCGATCTGATGGTCGCGCTTCTCGCCGGCATGGTCATCTTCCCCATCGTCTTCACTTTGGGCCTGAGCCCGACTTTGGGAACAGAGCTGGCCTTCACCACCCTGCCCTTCGCCTTCGAGCGGCTTCCCCTGGGGCAGCTGATGGCAGTGCTGTTCTTCTCCCTGCTCTTCTTCGCCGCCCTGACCTCCTCCATCTCCATGCTCGAGGTGGACGTCACCGTGCTCATGCAGTGCAAGGGCTGGAGCAGGAAGCGCGTCACCGCCCTGCTCACCGCTGTCGTGTTTCTCATAGGCCTTTTGCCCGCTCTCAGCTACAGCTCGGTGGGCCTGAATCTGTCCGGAATACCCATACTCGACCTCATGGACACCACCGTGGGCGATTTAGGGCTGCCTATATCCGGACTGCTCATCAGCCTGGTCTTCGCCTACCATCTCGATCAAGAGAGCCTGGCCAAGGAGATAGGGGAGAGGTGGGCGAGGCCAGTCCTGCTGCTCACCCGCTACCTCGTGCCCCTCCTGCTAGGCATGGTCACCGCCCTGAGCGTGGCGAAGTTCCTGGTGTGA
- a CDS encoding SLC13 family permease: protein MDSSLLALAIFAAVYILMILDLADRTVLVIFGALSMIGLGILTEEQAIAAIEWNAIGLIFGMFILVAALNESGFFRWIGLKCLALAKFEFLRIFVLFCALSAFLAAFMDSITVLVFMAALSIEVCSILKVPPLPLIIAMICSANIGGSATIMGDPPNVVIGTGMGLTFMDFITHTAPISVMAFLLNLGIFYLWYCKSFHCEKVDCKRIMEEHKDLDPFSAVKDIKQMRLALIVFAFTVTLLVMHNVLDLLVAFVAVLGSALVLLLRRKRLDDIIEKIDWHTIIFLMGLFVMVGGLEATGVLEGLADGIADAAGGSTILLVLILFWSVALISAVFDNIPVVAAMLPVIRSISAHTGVSADSLAYTTALAADISGNATPIGASANVVGLAVAEKNGVEWSWKSYCKVAIPATFAVLGLVSLLVLLTLF, encoded by the coding sequence TTGGACAGCTCGCTCCTAGCCCTGGCCATATTCGCCGCGGTATACATACTCATGATCCTGGACCTGGCCGACCGCACCGTCCTGGTGATTTTCGGCGCTCTCTCCATGATCGGCCTGGGCATATTGACCGAGGAGCAGGCCATAGCCGCCATCGAATGGAACGCCATCGGCCTCATCTTCGGCATGTTCATCCTGGTGGCCGCGCTCAACGAGAGCGGCTTCTTCCGTTGGATTGGATTGAAGTGCCTGGCCTTGGCCAAGTTCGAGTTTCTGCGCATCTTCGTCCTCTTCTGCGCCCTCTCCGCCTTCCTGGCGGCCTTCATGGACTCCATCACCGTCCTGGTGTTCATGGCGGCCCTGAGCATAGAGGTGTGCTCCATCCTCAAGGTCCCCCCTCTGCCTTTGATCATAGCCATGATCTGCTCCGCCAACATAGGCGGGAGCGCCACCATCATGGGCGACCCGCCCAACGTGGTCATAGGGACGGGGATGGGCCTGACCTTCATGGATTTCATCACCCATACCGCCCCCATATCCGTGATGGCCTTCCTGCTCAATCTGGGCATCTTCTATCTCTGGTATTGCAAGTCCTTCCACTGCGAGAAGGTGGACTGCAAGCGCATCATGGAGGAGCATAAGGACCTGGACCCCTTCAGCGCGGTCAAGGACATAAAGCAGATGCGCCTGGCCCTCATCGTCTTCGCCTTCACCGTTACCCTGCTGGTGATGCACAATGTGCTGGACCTGCTGGTGGCCTTCGTGGCCGTGCTGGGTTCCGCCCTGGTGCTGCTGCTGCGCCGCAAGCGCTTGGACGACATCATCGAGAAGATCGATTGGCACACCATCATCTTCCTCATGGGCCTGTTCGTGATGGTGGGGGGCTTGGAGGCCACGGGGGTGCTGGAAGGACTGGCGGATGGCATCGCCGATGCCGCTGGCGGCAGCACCATCCTCTTGGTCCTCATCCTCTTCTGGTCGGTGGCGCTCATCTCCGCCGTCTTCGACAACATTCCAGTGGTGGCGGCCATGCTGCCTGTGATACGCTCCATCTCCGCCCACACCGGGGTCTCCGCTGACTCTCTGGCATACACCACCGCCCTGGCGGCGGACATTTCAGGCAACGCCACGCCCATAGGCGCTTCGGCCAACGTGGTGGGCCTGGCGGTGGCGGAGAAGAACGGGGTGGAGTGGTCGTGGAAGAGCTACTGCAAGGTGGCCATACCCGCTACCTTTGCCGTGCTGGGACTGGTGAGCCTGCTGGTCCTCCTCACCCTCTTCTGA
- a CDS encoding CBS domain-containing protein codes for MVRKIAQTKVKEVMTREVVTVTEDMTIEQLREAFDKHDFNAFPVVRGDMVVGIVTKLDLMKAFSTGRTVSRSRVYDLWAERVGDVMRKAIISVGPEDPVQLAVDYMVEFRLHSLPVLEGRKLVGIVSRKDVLPCLIENGREVGA; via the coding sequence ATGGTCAGGAAGATAGCGCAAACAAAGGTCAAGGAGGTCATGACCAGGGAAGTGGTGACCGTGACCGAGGACATGACCATCGAGCAGCTGAGGGAGGCCTTCGACAAGCACGACTTCAACGCCTTCCCCGTGGTCAGGGGCGACATGGTGGTAGGCATAGTCACCAAGCTGGACCTGATGAAGGCCTTCTCCACCGGCAGGACCGTCTCGAGGAGCAGGGTCTATGACCTCTGGGCGGAGAGGGTGGGTGACGTGATGCGCAAGGCCATCATATCCGTGGGCCCGGAGGATCCCGTTCAGCTGGCGGTGGACTACATGGTGGAGTTCAGGCTCCACTCCCTCCCCGTGCTGGAGGGCAGGAAGCTGGTAGGCATCGTCTCCCGCAAGGACGTCCTTCCCTGCCTGATTGAGAATGGCCGAGAGGTGGGCGCCTGA
- a CDS encoding class I SAM-dependent methyltransferase translates to MSNMEALTTWLLEMRDLPSFSLNCDGRRYREHWDALSRIISPEAGEHDVEVVRHLVRRGALRKGDQVLDIGCGPGTHALLFAKVADQVTALDFSPGMLRQLERAAELQGIRNLRMECSAWEDFEPARTYDLVFSSFCPAVLEPGSIIRMESLSRRSCCLVSHMGGSRDPYVALLSHLAGKDLTLHGLDIRFPLAFLRELGREPILVTVEVETSFDASSLDKETLRSYLHCFKEVEDVRCEEVETAVRRRLLQTGSKLVMGVLIWERPSVLERNVSCREPEEWRCRD, encoded by the coding sequence ATGAGCAACATGGAGGCTTTGACCACCTGGCTCTTGGAGATGAGGGATTTACCTTCCTTCTCATTGAATTGCGACGGGAGGAGATATCGAGAGCATTGGGACGCCCTCTCGCGCATCATTAGCCCTGAGGCTGGCGAGCATGATGTGGAAGTGGTAAGGCATCTGGTGAGGCGGGGAGCGCTGCGGAAGGGCGATCAAGTCTTGGATATAGGATGCGGACCTGGGACGCATGCCCTCCTCTTCGCCAAGGTGGCCGACCAGGTCACTGCCCTCGACTTCTCCCCCGGCATGCTGCGACAGTTGGAGCGCGCTGCTGAGTTGCAAGGGATTAGAAATTTGAGGATGGAATGCTCGGCCTGGGAGGATTTCGAACCCGCGCGAACCTACGACCTGGTCTTCTCCTCCTTCTGCCCCGCCGTGCTTGAGCCTGGATCGATTATCCGCATGGAATCGCTTTCGCGCCGCAGCTGCTGCCTGGTAAGCCACATGGGTGGGAGCAGAGACCCCTACGTCGCACTCCTATCCCATCTAGCGGGAAAAGATCTAACGCTTCACGGCCTCGATATCAGATTCCCCTTGGCCTTCCTGAGAGAATTGGGCCGAGAACCGATTCTGGTCACCGTCGAGGTGGAGACGAGTTTTGACGCGTCATCTTTGGATAAGGAGACGCTGCGTTCCTACCTACATTGCTTCAAGGAAGTAGAGGACGTTCGATGCGAGGAGGTGGAGACAGCGGTGCGACGTCGTCTCCTACAAACAGGATCCAAATTGGTGATGGGGGTGCTGATTTGGGAGCGCCCCTCTGTCCTCGAGCGAAATGTGAGCTGTCGTGAGCCGGAGGAATGGAGATGCCGGGATTGA
- a CDS encoding methyltransferase domain-containing protein, with protein sequence MRAREEHRDGGETRMNAECKLIIKEWEEVRQRIPHIAAKVQPEAMSAYWGRASRRYEDCVFGQDVEGRTVELLRREGHLRPGDRVLDIGCGPGTHALLFAETADEVVCLDYSKDMLERLQNKAASAGVKNITPLHGTWEDFSTRKRFDLVFSSFCPATNDWRSLLRMESLSRRSCCLVASAKPLRDSLQFRILDAIGPNSFSNQGYDIMYPLRFLHSLGRCPSLWTFMTYVEVKRTREEIIEGQLDYLSLLMPVGERERSIVEREVERAPWINGSLREPRRVGVLFWERVEENGSDCRGVRK encoded by the coding sequence ATGCGCGCACGGGAAGAGCACAGAGATGGTGGGGAGACTCGTATGAATGCCGAGTGCAAATTGATAATCAAGGAATGGGAGGAGGTCAGGCAACGCATACCTCATATCGCGGCCAAGGTGCAGCCGGAAGCGATGAGCGCCTATTGGGGAAGAGCGTCCAGACGCTACGAGGACTGCGTCTTCGGCCAGGACGTGGAGGGGAGAACGGTGGAGCTGCTCAGACGTGAAGGCCATCTGCGGCCGGGAGACCGCGTGCTGGACATAGGATGCGGCCCTGGCACCCATGCGCTGCTATTCGCCGAGACCGCAGACGAGGTGGTCTGCTTGGATTACTCCAAGGACATGTTGGAGAGGCTGCAAAACAAGGCCGCTTCCGCTGGGGTAAAGAATATTACTCCACTCCATGGCACGTGGGAGGATTTCTCTACTCGGAAGCGCTTCGATCTGGTCTTCTCCTCCTTCTGCCCTGCCACCAACGATTGGAGATCCTTGCTCAGGATGGAGTCTCTGTCGCGCCGCAGCTGCTGTCTGGTCGCCTCGGCCAAGCCATTACGCGATTCGTTGCAGTTCCGCATCCTGGATGCCATAGGCCCCAACTCCTTTTCCAATCAGGGCTACGACATCATGTATCCTTTGCGATTCTTGCACTCCCTGGGCCGTTGCCCTAGCCTCTGGACCTTTATGACTTATGTGGAGGTGAAGAGGACACGAGAGGAGATCATTGAGGGGCAGCTAGATTACCTCAGCCTCCTTATGCCAGTGGGAGAGAGGGAGAGAAGCATAGTGGAACGGGAGGTAGAGCGAGCCCCTTGGATAAACGGCAGCTTAAGAGAGCCCAGACGGGTCGGGGTGCTGTTCTGGGAGAGAGTAGAAGAGAATGGGAGTGACTGCAGAGGTGTCAGGAAATAG
- a CDS encoding ABC transporter ATP-binding protein, with product MLLKMDDVVFSYGSVSVLQDVCLEAFPGEILGLVGPNGSGKTTMLRCINGILTPKQGRIAIDEEDVKELTRLELTRKIGYVPQNASAEMCTPTVFEVVLMGRRPHITWDYTKRDRDIAWEAMEEMRVKDLALKRFDQLSSGQAQRVLLARAIAQQVRMLLLDEPTSNLDIKHQIEVMRSIRNQVLTKNIGACAVVHDLDLAMRFCDKVVMLHEGKVLAAGARDEVLTTENIRKAYGVETVIAEVYGRKRVLVM from the coding sequence ATGCTCCTCAAGATGGATGATGTGGTTTTCAGTTACGGCAGCGTCAGCGTGCTGCAGGACGTATGCCTGGAAGCGTTCCCAGGGGAGATACTAGGCCTCGTAGGGCCCAATGGGTCAGGTAAGACCACCATGCTCAGATGCATCAACGGCATACTCACGCCCAAGCAAGGGAGGATCGCCATCGATGAAGAGGATGTCAAAGAGCTCACGCGCCTGGAGCTCACCAGGAAAATAGGGTATGTGCCTCAGAACGCCAGCGCCGAGATGTGCACGCCCACCGTATTCGAAGTGGTGCTCATGGGTCGGAGACCGCACATCACTTGGGATTACACGAAGAGGGATCGTGACATCGCTTGGGAGGCCATGGAGGAGATGCGCGTCAAGGACCTCGCCCTGAAGAGGTTCGACCAACTTAGCAGCGGGCAAGCGCAGAGAGTCCTCTTGGCCAGGGCTATCGCTCAGCAGGTGCGCATGCTTCTTCTCGATGAGCCGACCAGCAATCTGGACATAAAGCACCAGATCGAGGTCATGCGCTCCATACGCAATCAGGTCCTGACCAAGAACATCGGCGCCTGCGCCGTGGTACATGATCTCGACTTAGCCATGCGCTTCTGCGACAAGGTGGTGATGCTGCACGAAGGAAAGGTATTGGCCGCGGGCGCCAGGGATGAGGTCCTCACAACGGAGAATATAAGGAAGGCTTATGGGGTGGAGACCGTCATCGCGGAGGTCTACGGAAGAAAAAGAGTGCTAGTGATGTGA